TCCATCTGGCGCGCGCCGTAGTACTGGGAAACCAGTACCGTTGCGGCCACGGCCAGGCCCGCGACTATGGATACGAGCGCGAAGATAATCGGAAAACCTACGGACACCGCCCCTAGCGCCTCGGGGCCGAGAAACCGTCCCACCCAGAAGCTGTCCACGGTGTTGTAGAGCGCCTGCAGCAAGTTGCCCAGGAACATCGGAATCGAGAACACGAGCAGATGGCGAGAGATGCTCCCCTTGGTAAAATCGGTTGTACGGCTTGCCTGCAACTCTTCTGCCTCCTTGGGCCTTGGCCGATGCCGCGTTGGAGCGGAAATGGATCGGATGTGGGATAGCCCGCCGGGGCAGTTATGTCAGCCGCACGCCGGATGGGGATGTCCGTCCTCGCCCACTATTCGGTCAAGCATCTTGTTCAGTTTGATCAGGCCGTTTTCGATATCGCGCACGTCCTCGTCCGAGGATGACGCAAGCCCGGCGGCTATCTTCGCTGTGACCGTCGCGGGTCCTTCGGCGACCAGCATACGCCCTTCGGGGCTCAACTGAATCATGATCCTGCGCCTGCACCTCGGGTCCTGCCCGCGCAGCACGTAACCCGCCTTTAC
The Bacillota bacterium DNA segment above includes these coding regions:
- a CDS encoding MarR family winged helix-turn-helix transcriptional regulator encodes the protein MTEPTPEAISAAERILAGVKRANHAVHAMFRRLSAERGISVRHAFILRHLARSNEPLTLNEVAEKLDLPKSTTSVDIDRLVKAGYVLRGQDPRCRRRIMIQLSPEGRMLVAEGPATVTAKIAAGLASSSDEDVRDIENGLIKLNKMLDRIVGEDGHPHPACG